AAATCCAAAAGGGTATAGGTTTTATTGTCCTAATGATAGCATGAGAATTATGGAAACTGGAATATATGATTCTTTGAGAATGGTGAGATCAGTGGGAGTTTTAACACTCATAATGCGgtcattaatgaaataaaggTATAACCTTCTTCCCTCATTTCCTCAAGAATTAAGTGTGCCAAATATTGTTGAACAGCCTAACAATATTTGAATGACCAACCACTTAATGATGATGCCAAAGTCATTGAACATGggtgtgaaaaaaaaacatctacAGAAGTGCCATTAAGGCTTTTCTACAAAAATGAAGGTTGGGTATTTCTGATGACTGTGGCTAATATCTCCAAGAATCCGAATGTAATATAGGAATATGTAATGATCCAGTTTCATATTCACTAGCCATTAAGTgtaataattctaataaatggaTTGGTGCATGATAGAAGAGTTAAAATCTATGGATTAAAGTCTGGGACCTTGTCGAATTACCCGATAAACAAAAGTGTATTGGGTGTAATTGGGTCTTCAAGACCAAATTCGACATAAATGGTTTAATCTAACGATTTAAAGTCAGACTTGTTGCCAAAGGTTATACTCAGAAAAGATAGCATTAATTATAAAGAGACTTTCTCAAGTATCAAAGGACTCACTTAGAATCATTTTGGCACTTTTAGCCCATTTCGACTTGGAACTAcatcaaatggatgtgaaaaaCTGCTTTTCTAAATGGCGATTTGTAAGAAGAAGTCTACATGAAACAACCTGAAGACTTCATTaagaaatggaatgaaattttTAGTCTGCAAACTTAAGACATCAATTTATGGACTGAAACAAGCTTCTCGACAatggtattttaaatttcatgacACTATTACTGCTTTTGGTTTTAAAGAAAACATTGTTGATCGGTGTATATACCTCAAGGTTAGTGGGaacaagttcatatttttggttttgtatgttgatgatatattgCTTGCTAATAGTGACATTGAATTACTACATGACACTAAAATtatctctctaaaaatttcaacataaaaGATATGTGTGAGACATCCTATGTCATAGGATAGAAATATCTTGTGATCAATCACGTGGACTCTTGGATTGTCTAATAAAAGCTATATAGATCGAATCTTTTAGAGAGATACGGCATGAGTGCATGTTCTCCAAGTGTTGTTCCAATTCATAAAGGTGACAAATTCAGTTTGAATCAATGTCCAAAAACTGAATTAGAACGTAAGATGAAAAATATTCCTTATGCATTTATTGTGGGAAGTTTGATGTATGCTTAAGTCTGTACTAGACCAGACATCAACTTTGCAGTTGGAATGCTAGGCCGTTACCAAAGTAACCCGTGTTGAACATTGGAGAACTGCAAAGATAATAATGAGATACTTAAAGAGAACAAAAGATTTTATGCTCACATTACGGAAATCTGATCAACTAGAAATTATTGGATTTCCATTAAAGCTAAATTTATGGTTTGCTTTGAAGCATTAatgattgcaaaattttatttcaggcCTTGGTATTGTCTCCTCAATATCCAAGccgttgaaattatattttggtgaTAGTGCAATCGTATCTTTCTGTAAGTATGACAAGTATTCAAGGAGCtaaacacatggaattaaAGTTTCTTGTCGTGAAAGATGGAGTTTGGGAACAAAGAatatctatataatatataagcaCACAACTTATGGTTGTTGATCCATTGACTAAGGCGTTACCGCCTAAGACATTTATGGAATAAGTTAACATAATGGGTCTTGGGTATGGAAACGTCTAACCTTTATGTTTCCATGTTGGAGGCTAAAACTGGCCTCTGAGGAGCTGGCTGCAGCGTTCTAAGGTTACTAGATTGATGTGGTCTCATGTTTATTAGTAGGTCATCATGTCTAGTTTCTTCTATGTTGGTTTaggtgtatatatatagggtgtTAGATTTATGTATCAACCTTTTTTATGCAGATGAAGAGGTTGTTCAGAAGGTTTTAGACTTGATCTTGTGTTGCACACCAACAATCGGATAAATCAACCACAAATATATTACTGAAATacctatttattttgaaaaaatgaactactactataatttaagtACTACTAGCATTATGTATTGTTGAGTGTGTTGATTTTAACAAGTATCCGTATTTTCGATAAACCTTCATAATTCTTTCATTAGACTTGTTTGATCTTAATTAAAGAAAGTTCCAACCAAGTTGAATCACCGCAGAATTTGGGATTTTGTTGTAAGTTTTATGTCTCacatatgtgacatgtgatagaatactaaatagaattggatttttaatataatacattaattGGTATTAGACACATTtttccctaattaattaactgtcaattgtatatattgatttatgtAAGACGTTTCCTAATTAGTCATTAAGTTTGACTAAATATATGTTCCTCTACTAATAAGGAAAATGAAGAatatattaacataattataaGTATATGTATGCGTTTGATTATAATCATTAAGAGAAAggaatagtattttattcCTCTGATTATTAAGGGAAGAAAATGacgcatatatataattatggtttgatatattattggctaacaaaatcaaatcaaattattatgttcaattatttaatatgaTTTTGGTATTACTTGGTCAAAAAGAAACGTCCTAATTAAATAGCCACTTTGATGGAAAGGGCTTTAAGGTTCtagaattagggtttgtcctctctctgcctataaatacaagtgtggTGATCCCATCAAATCACATACATTATAGAGAACACataaaagaggaaaagagagagaaacaaatccttggagttTGCAGCTGCGCTACTACGCCAAAGAAAGTCCGAGGAAGTTCTATGCGTGTCCGAGGAAGTTCTATCTTTCTTCCccaatcgcttccgctatggatCATAAAGGTAAGTTTGCGATCCATTATGTTTATGGTTAATGCGTGAAATACATATTGTTCGAAaatcttgctttatttatattcaattatgtattcttgaatatatgatgataaaataatgtcCATCATTTGTGTGACTAGGTACTTCAATCAGGGGGActttttcctaaattaaatcaaatgtgTTTTGTAATACAATAGTGTAGTGTGAGTTCAAAAGGAAtggcaaattaattaatgagaaAAACTCATATTTAAACAGAGAGAATTtctttattgaattaaagtattaatttttcgttttattttCTGAATATTAAAATTGGTATAGTTAAAGGAGTGGGGACAAAATAGGAagtgataaaatattacaCGCTTCTGTAAATCCGAGGCTTCTTTTAGCACTCTCACAAACATtgtttctagagagagaagcTAAATGTACCTTCCGTccatagagagagaaagtgggtCAAACTCGTATACGACTGCTGCTTACTGATGTCAACGATCTACAACCAAATTTAGCTCCATTTTTTTCATCGCTTTCTCGACTCTCTATGGCAGGTAACCATGAATTTTGATTCCCTTCTGTCAGAGCCCTAATTCTGTTTTTCTGTTGCACTTTCCCATTTTTCACTTCGGATGCGTTTCAGTTTGCCGAATTGTGGCTTAATTCTGCCGTTTGGGTGATCATTTGCTCAGAGTCTCTCCAGAATTTAAGTAGTCTCGTGACTGGGGTGATCcaattttggattaattaaagtttttcATTTATGATATATGCCGTCATTTGAGATTATGCAGTTTCAGGTGCTGAGGGTgtcttattttagtaaatttaggattttcttcaaattatatttgcGTGTTTATTGGGGGTGCTGTCGTCTGAATAAATTACTGGCAATTTTTATGTTGAATTTGATGTGTGCTTCcataatttattagtttatatcTTGGGTGAGCTCTAAACGTGTCATAGTTTTTCTTGtgtatatcaaatactccaaaTTGTACTGGTATTAGTATTAAGTCATATTGCTGCCTGTCCCTTTATTCTTATGTAGCTGAGTTATTTGCAATTTGCAAGCAGCTGAAGAGACAAAGCTGAGACCTTGCAAATTATAGTTTCTTGCACTTGATTTTTGTAATCTCGGGGTACTTATTACAGATATAAGTTGATTGATTGGTAATGTCCTAATGCGTGTTATGTGAATGATATTATTCCTATCAGGTATATCACCAGATCAGGAATCAGTAGATTCAGCAACCAAAAAGTCCAGTATCTCCTCAGGTGGTAGGGCTCTGGATAGGAAGGAGTTTCTTCGTAGATTTGTGGACAGTGAAGTCCTGAAGGAAAACCTTGAGGATTGGCTTGAGGATATAGTTGAAGATAATGCGAGGTCTGCTGCCTTTGATCTTCCTTTCGAGTTAATAGATCTTCAGAAGTTCGATTATGCCCTAGAAGGTGTTCCCTTTCAACAGCTAATACGGATGCCTAGTGCTATTTATGCTTCAACATCCAGTGATGTGGAGGCAACAGCTTATCTTGCTCTTGAGGATTTTCTGCATGCAAGTGTGAATGGCATGTGGGAATCTTTCTGGGGCCCGGATGATGGTATGATGCCTTTCTACGTTTCCTCTCTATATGAAGGAAACTTGAGATTTTACCAAGCTGAGCAGGCCATTGCAAAAGGTAGAGTTGGTGGCCTTTGTGCATCGGCTATAATGCTAAGGAACCCAAGACATCCACAAGGGAAGTGGGATGATGTCATTGAGTTGGCACTGCTGAGACCTGATATTGGAAATCATGCTTCAGCAGAGAACTCTAATCCTCCAGTCTCTACTATTTGTGAAGCTTTATTCCTTGCTCTTCGCGTGTTGCTTGCCAGAAGCATCAGCAGATCAAACATCCCTCTGAGTTTGAATTCTGTGTTCGTACTTTTAGTTGACTCTCATTGTGGTGGCGTCCTTAAAGTTGAAGGTGATTTGAGCAAGCTGGACTGTGATCTGAATAATGTCTACGAATCTGCTGCCGCATGGATAAAAAACCATTCGAAAATTGCAATCTCACCAGTTGATAGGATCTGGAACAAGCTTGGAAATGCTAACTGGGGTGATATTGGGGCTTTACAGGTACTCTATGCTACATTTCAATCTATAGCACAGTATGCCGGAATGCCTAAAAACAGTATTGAAGATTTAGCTGCCGACCACAGTTCCCGTCTTCAAGCCAGGAGGATCGAGAGGCAGTTGGAGGATACAAGGGTGAATGGTAATGGTTTGTTTCGCTTCCAACATCGCAATGCTTCACCCGAGATAGTAGAGGTACAAGAAGAATCTGTTAAAGTGGATTCCGCAAAGAGACTGAAGCTCGAAGTAGGATCTGTATTGATGGTGGAGGATTCAAACTGGCAGAACAGTTATCAGATAGATGAAGTTCTGAATGATGGGGAGATTCTATATTACATTGCATCTCCTGTTCAAGATCCAGGTAAGGCTCACCTTCTGTATGTTGGTTCGCATCCTTCACAGTTGGAACCAGCCTGGGAGGATATGAAGCTATGGTATCAAGTACAGAGGCAAACTAAAGTACTTGGtattatgaaacaaaaagGATTGTCCAGTAAATATCTTCCGGAAGTGGTTGCATCCGGACGGGTAATTCATCCTGGCCAATGTCGGAAAACAAGTTCAGGTGGCAATTGCGAGCAGCCATGGTGTGGAACTCCTGTCCTAGTAACCGGTCCAGTTGGTAGGACTGTATCCGACATGGTTAGAGCTGGGCAGTTCGGTACAGACGAGGCTATTAAGTGCTGCCATGATTGTTTGTCTGCACTCTCTACTTCTGCTTTGTCTGGGATTCGGCATGGGGATATCAGGCCAGAAAACATAATCTATGTGAATCCTGGTCTCAGGCAGCCTTATTTCGTCCTTATCGGTTGGGGGCATGCCATTTTGGAAGAAAGGGATCGTCCGGCACTAAACCTTCATTTCTCTTCTACTTCTGCTCTTCAAGAAGGGAAGTTGTGCTCTGCTTCTGATGCAGAAAGCCTAGTATATATGCTCTACTTCTGCTCTGGCGGAGATTTACCCGTTCTGGATTCAGTTGAAGGAGCACTCCAATGGAGGGAAACATCTTGGTCGAGGAGACTGATTCAGCAGAAGCTTGGAGACATCTCCGCTGTCCTGAAAGCATTTGCAGATTACGTTGACAGTCTATGTGGTACACCGTACCCTGTTGACTATGAAATCTGGTTGAGAAGGTTGAAGAAACAGATTAACGAAGAAGATGGTGGAAAGGAAGTCGAAACATCGAGCTAAGATCTAGCCATTTTCTTAGTCGAGAGTTATATCCCCTTTCGCCCATTTCTGTTTCAGTTCCCCGTTCCAAAGCGGCTTTTGTGTGATCATGTTGTTCTCTGAAGATGGACCATGCCCCTCGTTATAATATTCGGGGTCGTTTATCTGGGTGAAAACACGTTCTTATGACAAGGTTCTTTCTACCTCTTGATTTGGTGGAGTTCTTCCTGTGTACAGCAAACCAACAGAAGCTGACAGAGAGGCCAAGAAGCTTTTAGAACCTGAGACAAGAACAGGTGATCCTTGATGAGATCCAAAAGAAAGTTTCATTTCTGATTCTTGTTTACAATTGCAGTTTCATCTGCTTGTGCTATACAGATTTTATATCTTGTGTTATTGTGtcattaattattgtaaaGAAATGAGCTTCCCATCTTATTCTATTGGAACGCGATTAGCCAATTGTTGTGTATTAGTTTCAAGAATAGTGTTTCCACTTCTTTTTGCTAATGacatgattgtttttttttgacGCTATATTCATATTGGTATTGTACAAAAATACAACATTtgattcataataaaaaaaatccttaaAACGATCTTGATCTCTACCTAGTTGGTTAGCGTATCATCCAACAACAATAGCACTAGCCATCCATTTCAACCATAAGTGTGCATCACTAAATTCACgtgaaaattagaaaaatggaAGTGCAAATGAATGTTTCGTATCACCATAAATGAAGTCTACTAAATGGTCATAAGGTTTAATACAACCTAGCAATAATGCAATATTGTCGTCgtcttcatatttttcatgtttataaaacaaaaccaaTGTAAGCGATGGGAAGCAGAAAAACAAATGAGAAAAGGCTGGATAAGGATCCCAGCAAAAGCCAACAGCTTAATCTTAATCTGCATCCATTTCTTCAAGGGCGGCTTTAGCTGCTGCCTTGGCTTCCTCAAGTAGATTTTCCGGAACCTGGTCGGTTTACGAAATATAAACATTAAGTAGAGAGTGCAGCAAAAGGAACGCCTAGAAGGCCAGAGCAGTTTGAAATTAGTTAAGGATACCTAACATACTAAATCCACTAGTTACCTTTTGATGCTGGCGGTTCGACTCATCACAGACCCAGCTCATTTCCAGTTCAAAGGCCTTGTCCTTGGCCTCGTCGTGCACCCCATAGATGCTGCTCATGGAAACACAGGACAATGAAAGATGAAATAACCAACACATACACATAACTTGTAGTATATATCTAAAAGCATATGCACATCATTTAGAAAATGACTCACATCTTGGCCACCTCAATGACACCTTGTCGGCATGTCATCTCTGAGAGCTTTAATTTTTCGATTTCTCTGTCAATATAACAAATGGTTCAGCATCAGCAGATAGAGATTACCAgtaaatagaaagaaaatgcaTAACAAAGATGAACACGGTTCAGCAAAAGCTAAAAAGGCTGTTCACAACAACAGAAAATGGTATGAAATCAATAACATCAACCAAGAAGGCTGAATGGCCTTAGGAGCCAAATCAGTAGTGCCCTAGCAACACTAACACAACATAACAAGAAAAGGTACAAAGAGGAAGATTAAATTACAGAGATGAGAGGCTCGTTGTAGGTTTTATTTCCTTCCTTTCAGATGTCATATACCCATAGTTCACAAAAATTGGTGAATCTAAAACCAGAAACAGAAAAACTTACGTTTTAGCAGCCTGTCTTCCCTTTCCGATGGCTGCACCGAAGTATCTCTGCAgcagtaattaaataaatagatcaCAGATAGACACATAAATGTGGCAAGcgttaatttatttaagtaCAAGTATATCAAGTGCCAGAACACAACATATAATCTAAAATACAGACTAGAAAGAAATTAGATGTTATGAACATCATTTGCAAGTAACGAGGAAAGAAAACGCACGTAGGATATGCCAGAAGGTTCGATCATGTACAACTGTGGTCCATCCCTATCATAACCTCCCACAATCACTCCACAACCAAAAGGCCTGAaaaggttaaaaaaaaaaaaatttaaattgagaaatcAGCTCAAGAGAATCAAGTTGATAAATACAACAGATGCAGTATCAACCTGAGCCACCAATAGAGTGTGCACAAATGCACATAACTAGCCACTCGTTCTGCGAGTTCTTTAACAGGAATTGCTTCACCATAAACCCTGGAAATGAAAGATACAATATGTAAGGATATATACCAAGCAATATACAAAAGCATACTAATTCTCATGTAAGCAATTGCAAAGTTTAGTCATAGAAAGGTAACCAAAAGGCCAAAACAATATGAAACTAAGCTTCTACCTGAACATTCATGcctcaaaaaagaaaaaaaaaacattgagTGGATAAAATGCAGGTGCAGGCAACAATTTTTGGTGATTTTTCTAGGTACAAGATTTTTTTGGTGATATGCCATGTACACTACAAGTTAAAAATGTCCACCCTGATTTTTGTACACtgtttctcatttattttttcataaactgCAGTTTCAGTTCATACTATGCATCATCTGGCTATCCAGCCTAAAGAATGTTGTATTCCCTCTCCCCGGTTGAGGAAAATTAGCTGATTTCACTGaccaaattttatcatttggTATCCCAGTTGAGTCCTATTCCAAACCTTAAACTCTGTGCTCATCCTCTAGACAACATCTTCATGCGGTAAAAAAGGGTGTACccagatattattattattatttaaatttaaatttcagtaTCACCTGCCTCAGCAGCATCAACAGAGACTAAAGGTACTTTGCCTTTATTCAGGAGAAAAGGATAAGAGTAACAACTTAATCTAGATcttatatactactaatataaagTTCGTAAATATGAGTCTCAGTTCTCATCAGAATTGTTTCCAAGTAGGAGTATGCTTAGAAAGAATGTTGGAAGACTTGAAAACAAGACAAGTGTCTAGAAACAAACTTTTCATAATTAGTTGCTTCAGACTTTGCTCGTGTAACAATCTGCCTGCCATCTGCAGCTAATCCGGCAACAGCCTGACAAACATTTAAAGCATTAGCATTTAGCAcaagataataaaaatgaaggcCAGAAGCCTAAAACAGCTCCCtaacaaattttgaataacTACCTAAAGAAAACTctagataaattttaaaaccagtcaaattcctttttattttcattagcTTCCGCATGAATTAAAGCTTTAACACATAATAGATCAACACCACATGATGAAGAAGACGATACATCATACATCATGAGGAAATTAATGCTAGTTATCAGAAtctaaatcaaaacataatataaaCACTTCAAGCAAAAATGCccctttttcaaatttctgcTATCAGTCATTTATAGatatacacatatacataGAGAGTGAGAGAATAAGCAAAAATAGGGTACCATGCCGGAGTGGCGATGAACGGAGTGGATTCTTCGATTGGAGCCTGGAAGCAGCATCTTGGAAGCAATCAGCTTCTCCACTCCCTTGAACAACATCCGAGAAATGAGAAACCCAGCAAAAACCCTAGCAATCGAAAATGGTtagttgaaattttgatttaccATGACGATTCCGTCTTTGCATTTGATGGCAACGACGGTGCCGCTATTGTCGACGGCTTTGGCGGCATATTCGATCTGGAAAACGCGGCCGTCCGGTGAGAATGTGGTCACCGATAGATCGTATCCTGTGCCAATACTGCTcattttttccctctcttctGCCTCTCTCTCTACTGCTGTGGTATTTTCACTCCCTTCTGCTTTTAATTCtctttttaaatcaaatatggAGAGATTTCTTTGTTGGCAAGACAGTGTTGCCGAAGAcgatttagaaaaaattaaagatcATAATTACGGAAGAGCCCCTGCACTAAAGTTTTTGTCCACTTCTGCCTCTCATCTCTCCTCTTATTTCAGTTGGCTTctgttaataaattaatcgagtacatatttattgggttaatatattcaaatcaaattctaAACATTTGAATTCCGAGCTAGCTCATCTCTAATGCATAATGAGAAAAATCACtcattatatataatacagtatagaatatttaatttggagaATTGCACAATACCCACTTCACTCAAATATGGTTAAATACTAATCGTATAAAGAAAAACTACTGctactaaaattaatatgtaatAAATTCTAAGCTattgaatgaaaaatatggTTGATCATgacattaaaaaacataattttagatttgtgaaaataaaataaaacacatgcaTGTTTCAATAAAATGTTAAACTATAAATTCAATGGGCTATTAAGTTTCGACTTGCATAGACTCactctctctatatatctAGATAGAAGATAATTCATTTCAGAAGTTGTCTTAAAAACAGAACACtaaattatcaaaatgttCTTACGAAAATACCATGTAACTCGAACTATTAATAAGTCGCATATCATCacaaactataaataattaaaattaactttaaggcaattaaatattttaacctATCGAGTAATTATAGTGAGTTTGAATAAttggaaacaaaaaaaaaatgatctcgaaaaaagaatataactCGAAGTTTCTAACCCCTTATGCACACTTGAATAGTAAGTTTTCGTCTCACAATAGCAAAAGCAGCACCCAAAGTAGCATATACTTACATATTAGATGAGAAAACAAATCTTCAAATGCTAAATATTATCGtctaaaaacatgaaaatatacGCACACCAACGTAATTACACAAGCCCAGGACACGGACAACGGGGCATCGAGACGAGCCCGTCTAAGAAGACATAGCACTCTCGCCCTGAAGGAGGCCATTGCGTATCTGTGTAGCGATATCCTTGACAGCCCCAGGTCCGTGAGGGATGAAGACAGCAGAGGACTTGGATGAAGCACCAATTTCCTTCATTGTGTCGAAGTACTGAGTGACGAGGACCATGTCCATGACATCCTTAGAGGTCGTCCCAGGCACATTCTCCGAGAAGGCAAGCACACTCTCCCTCAGTCCATCTACGATGGCCTGCCGCTGACGAGCTATACCCAGCCCCGATAGGTACTTGGACTCGGCCTCTCCTTCAGCTCTTTTGATCTGCAAGATTTTCTCAGCTTCGGCTTTCTCAGTCGCAGCAACCCTGAGTCGAGCAGCTGTTGCAACAGTGTCAGACTATCagataaacaagataaaatcATCCAAAAGAAGAAATCACATAATAACACGATAAAATCAGCCCCCAAGAGCCCGAGAAACATGCTTGCTATCTTTCTAATAAggatttaattgtaatttaaaaatcacaatCTTTGACACAGTTAAGAAAATCCAACATCACTTTCAGACCATTGCAAACTAATATCCTGCGATTCAATATGTAGCACTTAAAGCACGCACAACTCTTCCGGCTATCAGAAATCTCAACCGATTCGCCaaacttttaatttcaaagGCCACTATCATAATGACAAGCAACTCTCCTAATGAAATACCTATTGTAACATAATGACAAGCAAACTTTTAATCCTATTTCATAGATCCAAGAGCATGCATGGTTGGTTACAATTCATTATAGATCTGAGTTCATATGTTGGAAATTCACCAGCATTTATCTCGTTCATGGCCCTCTTGACTTGAGCATCTGGCTCAATGTCAACAATCAGAGTCTGCACTATCTCAAATCCATAAGCAGACATAGCCTGCAAATACAAGAGATAATCAAAATTCACTCAGTATAAGTGACAAACACGACCAGCATCACACGCATGCAGGTGTCATCTGTCAAGAGCATAAGCTACCTTTTCAAGTTCGCTTTCTACAGCTCTAGCTATATCATCCTTCTGCTCAAAAGTGGAATCCAGATCCAGTTTTGGTACACTTGCCCTGATGACTGTCACAAAATTCAGACAAAAccacaataaaattattttcgtTTTTGAACTAGACGGGTTATATCAATGTACTCAAGGGGAAAATAGTAATAGAACTCCAAAAAACACAGTATCTAGATAAGAAACTTCTTCTCCAGTCACATAGATCTCTACAAATGGGCGTGCTTGATCAGGAAAAACAGTGAACAACACCAACCATAAGCGAGTCAACAAGTATGCCTTATTATAATGTGTTCTGCCACGCAAGAAACTAGTGACCATGCATTCATAAACATACCATCAAACACGTATGCTTGGATCTGCTCTTTTGTGTTAGATAGCTTATAATATGCATCAGATGCTTTGTCAGCCAAAGCGCGGTACTGGATCGAAGCAACCACATTAACGAACACGTTATCCTGGACAACAAGAAACTCATATTATTGAGAGAATGGTCAAGCTATAACTACAAACGCAAATGAGAATTCATGATTTGCAAAGTGATTCTTTTCATTTATGATGGTTAGTCATGAGATATTTTGCTGAAGCTACTTCCAACGAAATCAAAAGTTTCAAGCAGCAAATGAATGGCAACGAACCTTAGTTTTTGTTTCACAACGGACATCGAGCTGCTGTAAACGTAATGACAGGGTACCAGCCACTTGGTAGCCAAAACACCATGGCAGGCAATGGCAGCCAGGCTCTAGCACCTCTTCAAACTTGCCAAATTGCTCCTTCACAGCAACAGTAGACTGATCTACTTGAATACAACCAAGCATTTGACCCATTTTTCAA
The nucleotide sequence above comes from Salvia hispanica cultivar TCC Black 2014 chromosome 5, UniMelb_Shisp_WGS_1.0, whole genome shotgun sequence. Encoded proteins:
- the LOC125187608 gene encoding uncharacterized protein LOC125187608; amino-acid sequence: MAGISPDQESVDSATKKSSISSGGRALDRKEFLRRFVDSEVLKENLEDWLEDIVEDNARSAAFDLPFELIDLQKFDYALEGVPFQQLIRMPSAIYASTSSDVEATAYLALEDFLHASVNGMWESFWGPDDGMMPFYVSSLYEGNLRFYQAEQAIAKGRVGGLCASAIMLRNPRHPQGKWDDVIELALLRPDIGNHASAENSNPPVSTICEALFLALRVLLARSISRSNIPLSLNSVFVLLVDSHCGGVLKVEGDLSKLDCDLNNVYESAAAWIKNHSKIAISPVDRIWNKLGNANWGDIGALQVLYATFQSIAQYAGMPKNSIEDLAADHSSRLQARRIERQLEDTRVNGNGLFRFQHRNASPEIVEVQEESVKVDSAKRLKLEVGSVLMVEDSNWQNSYQIDEVLNDGEILYYIASPVQDPGKAHLLYVGSHPSQLEPAWEDMKLWYQVQRQTKVLGIMKQKGLSSKYLPEVVASGRVIHPGQCRKTSSGGNCEQPWCGTPVLVTGPVGRTVSDMVRAGQFGTDEAIKCCHDCLSALSTSALSGIRHGDIRPENIIYVNPGLRQPYFVLIGWGHAILEERDRPALNLHFSSTSALQEGKLCSASDAESLVYMLYFCSGGDLPVLDSVEGALQWRETSWSRRLIQQKLGDISAVLKAFADYVDSLCGTPYPVDYEIWLRRLKKQINEEDGGKEVETSS
- the LOC125187609 gene encoding proteasome subunit alpha type-3: MSSIGTGYDLSVTTFSPDGRVFQIEYAAKAVDNSGTVVAIKCKDGIVMGVEKLIASKMLLPGSNRRIHSVHRHSGMAVAGLAADGRQIVTRAKSEATNYEKVYGEAIPVKELAERVASYVHLCTLYWWLRPFGCGVIVGGYDRDGPQLYMIEPSGISYRYFGAAIGKGRQAAKTEIEKLKLSEMTCRQGVIEVAKIIYGVHDEAKDKAFELEMSWVCDESNRQHQKVPENLLEEAKAAAKAALEEMDAD
- the LOC125189220 gene encoding hypersensitive-induced response protein 2; its protein translation is MGQMLGCIQVDQSTVAVKEQFGKFEEVLEPGCHCLPWCFGYQVAGTLSLRLQQLDVRCETKTKDNVFVNVVASIQYRALADKASDAYYKLSNTKEQIQAYVFDVIRASVPKLDLDSTFEQKDDIARAVESELEKAMSAYGFEIVQTLIVDIEPDAQVKRAMNEINAAARLRVAATEKAEAEKILQIKRAEGEAESKYLSGLGIARQRQAIVDGLRESVLAFSENVPGTTSKDVMDMVLVTQYFDTMKEIGASSKSSAVFIPHGPGAVKDIATQIRNGLLQGESAMSS